In a genomic window of Aerosakkonema funiforme FACHB-1375:
- a CDS encoding helix-turn-helix domain-containing protein, which yields MEVNRRMGCRLRIWLTTQEKQTLEELRRAKSVSQRTKDRAAVLLLNARGLKNEQIAQGLGWALSTVRYTIHRWEKKGLVGLWDKPGRGGKPRYSESDLVALETYIQTNPRSYNSKQLATIFRQECLVNLSPDRVRRVLKKRGGFGRDYGQVHHCRNQVIMSVLNKQTY from the coding sequence ATGGAGGTGAATCGGCGTATGGGATGTCGGCTGAGGATCTGGCTCACAACACAGGAAAAGCAAACCCTAGAAGAACTCAGGAGAGCAAAAAGCGTATCACAGCGCACGAAGGATAGAGCGGCTGTGTTATTACTGAATGCGCGAGGGTTAAAAAATGAGCAAATCGCCCAAGGACTGGGCTGGGCATTATCAACAGTACGGTACACGATTCATCGTTGGGAGAAAAAAGGATTGGTAGGATTGTGGGATAAACCTGGAAGAGGAGGAAAACCAAGATACTCGGAATCGGATTTAGTAGCGCTAGAAACTTATATTCAAACCAATCCCAGGAGTTATAACTCGAAACAATTAGCGACCATATTCAGGCAAGAGTGTCTAGTTAATTTGAGTCCCGACAGAGTAAGACGGGTACTCAAAAAAAGGGGTGGGTTTGGAAGAGATTACGGCCAAGTCCACCACTGCCGAAATCAAGTTATTATGAGTGTTTTAAACAAGCAGACTTATTAA
- a CDS encoding transposase produces MLKLWSEQGIIRLKYADESGFERTSNIGYSYIRRGEQQHIHQPRRRGKRLSALGFLQPKKSFEYGLVVGGFNSERYVKLMDWQAEKAATHLEKTGQITVIIQDGASFHQSKSVKQHWQRWQSMGLYLFFLPPYSPQMNRIEDEWLHLKRDELSSRVFEDEYLLAMALIAGIESRAFRCGYEVERFKFS; encoded by the coding sequence ATGCTTAAGCTTTGGTCAGAGCAAGGTATAATCCGTCTGAAATATGCGGATGAAAGTGGATTTGAACGCACGAGCAACATAGGTTACAGCTATATTCGTCGAGGTGAACAACAGCATATACACCAACCGCGTCGAAGAGGGAAAAGGCTGAGTGCATTAGGGTTTTTACAACCCAAGAAGAGTTTTGAATATGGTTTAGTTGTCGGAGGGTTCAATAGCGAACGGTATGTCAAACTGATGGATTGGCAAGCCGAAAAAGCGGCAACACATCTGGAGAAAACGGGTCAAATAACCGTAATAATTCAAGACGGAGCATCATTTCATCAAAGCAAATCAGTCAAACAGCATTGGCAGCGTTGGCAATCGATGGGTTTATATTTATTCTTTTTGCCACCCTACTCACCACAAATGAATCGGATCGAAGATGAATGGTTACATCTGAAAAGAGATGAACTATCCAGCCGCGTTTTTGAAGATGAATATCTGCTGGCTATGGCATTAATTGCTGGGATTGAGAGCCGTGCTTTTCGATGCGGGTATGAAGTGGAACGGTTTAAATTCAGTTAA